AAGTTAGTTGATGTAAGATAAAACGTTTTATGAACAGTATAATTTCATTAAAATGAATTTCATACTGTAATAGTACAATATATATTTGTTATCAAGATGTGAAATTACATTAAATTAATGAATATGAATAGAGAGAAAGTTCAAATTTTTGACACCACTTTGCGAGATGGTGAACAAGTTCCAGGATGTAAGTTAGATACTAAGCAAAAATTAGTTATCGCAGAACGACTTGACAAAATGGGAGTTGACATTATCGAAGCAGGCTTTCCTGTGTCAAGTCCAGGCGATTTTTTATCGGTCTCTGAGATTTGTAAAATTGTAGAAAATGCAACCGTCTGCGGACTAACAAGAGCCGTAAAGAACGACATTGATGTTGCTGCAGCTGCCTTAAAGCACGCTAAGAAACCTAGAATCCATACTGGAATCGGAACCTCAGAATCTCACATACTCCACAAATTACAAACTACGCCTGAAGATATTATTGCAAGAGCAAAATTCGCAGTAGCACATGCAAAATCATATGTAGAAGATGTTGAATTCTACGCTGAAGATGCAGGAAGAACTGATAATGCGTTCTTAGCAAAAGTTTGTGAAGAAGTTATAAAATCTGGAGCAACTGTATTGAATATTCCTGACACTACTGGATACTGTCTTCCAGAAGAATACGGAGCAAAAATTAAATACTTAAAAGAAAACGTAAAAGGAATCGAAAACGTAATCCTTTCATGTCACTGTCATAATGATTTAGGAATGGCAACTGCAAACTCAATTGCAGGAGCTATAAATGGAGCAAGACAAATAGAATGTACTATTAATGGTATTGGTGAGAGAGCTGGAAACACTGCACTTGAAGAAGTGGTAATGATTTTCAAACAACATCCTTACTTAAATTTAGATACAAACATCAATACAAGAGAATTGAACGAAATGAGCCGTTTAGTTTCTGAAAGTATGGGAATGATTGTACAGCCAAATAAAGCGATTGTAGGAGCAAACGCTTTTGCGCATAGTTCTGGAATTCACCAAGACGGAGTAATCAAAAATAGAGCGACTTACGAAATCATGGATCCGCTTGATGTGGGTGTGAATGAATCTTCAATCATTTTAACAGCAAGAAGCGGAAGAGCTGCGTTGGCTTACCGCGCTAAGAAAGTAGGTTACGAATTGACAAAAACCCAATTAGATATCGTTTACATCGAGTTTTTGAAATTTGCTGATATTAAAAAAGAAGTTGTAGATGCAGATATTCACCAGATTATCGAAGCTTCTAAAATAGAAGGAGAATTAATTAGAAGTTAATATTTCAAAATAAGAATTTAAGGAACAATAAGGATTTAAAGACATAAATAGCGAGAGATTATGAATTTAAAAATTGCAGTTTTACCAGGAGATGGAATTGGACCTGAAGTAATATTACAGGCTAAGAAAGCTTTGTACGCCATTGGCGAAGTGTATAATCATGAATTTGTTTTTGAGGAAGCGCTGATGGGAGCGGTTGCTATCGATAAAACAGGAACTCCTTTACCGGAACAAACTCTGAATCTTTGTTTAAATACAGATGCAGTTTTGCTTGGTGCTATTGGAGATCCAAAATACGATAACAACCCAAACGCAAAGGTTCGTCCTGAGCAAGGATTATTAAAACTGCGTAAAGAATTAGGATTGTTTGCTAATATTCGTCCTATAAAACCTTATAAAGCCTTAATTGAAGCTTCTCCTTTAAAGAGAGAAATTATTGAAGGAGCTGATTTTACCATTTTTAGAGAATTAACAGGTGGTGCTTATTTTGGTGCAAAAACACTAAATGAAGAAGGGACACATGCTTCGGATCTATGTGAATATTCAGAAGAAGAAATTACTAGAATTGCACATTTAGCTTTTAAATCGGCACAAAAACGACGCAAAAAGCTAACAATGGTAGATAAAGCTAATGTTCTGGAGACTTCAAGATTGTGGAGAAAAGTAGTTCAGAAAGTGAGCGAAAATTATCCAGATGTTAAGCTTGATTTCTTGTTTGTGGATAATGCAGCAATGCAGCTGATTTTAAATCCGAAACAGTTTGATGTGATTTTGACTGAGAATTTGTTTGGAGATATTTTGTCTGATGAAGCCAGTGTAATTACAGGTTCAATTGGTTTATTGCCTTCAGTATCTCTAGGCGAAAAAAATGCTTTGTTTGAGCCGATTCACGGATCATATCCGCAGGCAAAAGGAAAAAATATTGCCAATCCTATTGCTTCGATTTTAGCAGCAGCACTTTTGTTAGAACATTTTGGATTAACTAAAGAAGCAAATGTAATCTATAAAGCGGTAGAGAAAGCAATTGAATACAAAGTGGTTACAGTTGATTTAAAACCAGATTCAAAATTCGGAACAAACGAAGTAGGAGAGTTCGTTTCTAATTTTATTTTCAGCAAAGACGATTTGCTGTATTTTAATAATGATAATGTAAGTATTGGACAATCTACAATTGTTTAATATTTTTTGTTAAAACGTGAAGATAATAACAAAAAGTCTTTGAAATGTTGAGATTTTATTTTTTTACCTCCAGAAGTTTGCTTACTTTTGTGACACTAAAAAAATAAATGATGCAAATCTCAATTATTATTACTTCTGTCGTTGTTGTCAATGTGATTCACACATCTGCATCGGGAATGTTATAAATATAATTGAAAAACTATATTACAAACCTTCCAAATACTGGAAGGTTTTTTTTTGAATAAAATTTTAAAATAAATAAAAAGCAATAATGGAATTAAATAAGTACAGCAAGACCATCACACAAGATCAAACACAGCCTGCGGCGCAAGCGATGTTGTACGGAATTGGTTTAACTGAAGAAGATTTAAAGAAAGCACAAGTTGGTATTGTGAGCATGGGTTACGATGGTAACACTTGCAACATGCACCTTAATGATTTAGCAAAAGATGTTAAAAAAGGTGTTTGGGATGCGGATCTTGTCGGACTTATTTTTAATACCATTGGTGTCAGTGACGGTATTTCTAACGGTACTGAAGGAATGCGTTACTCGTTGGTTTCTCGAGATGTAATTGCAGATTCTATCGAAACTGTTGCCGGAGCGCAATGGTATGATAGTATTATTGCAATTCCTGGTTGTGATAAAAATATGCCAGGTGCATTAATTGCAATGGGAAGATTAAATCGTCCATCGATGATGATTTACGGTGGTTCTATTCACTCTGGAAAATGGAAAGGAGAATCTCTTAATATCGTTTCTGCTTTTGAAGCTTTAGGTAAAAAAGTAAAAGGTGAAATCACTCCAGAAGATTTTAAAGGTGTTATTCAGAATGCTTGTCCGGGAGCTGGTGCTTGTGGTGGTATGTATACTGCAAACACAATGTCTTCTGCAATTGAAGCATTAGGAATGAGCTTGCCTTACAGTTCTTCTAACCCTGCTTTGAGTCAAGAAAAAAGAGACGAATGTTTAGAAGCTGGGAAAGCAATCAAAATATTATTAGAAAAAGATATCAAGCCAAGAGACATTATG
The Flavobacterium humidisoli DNA segment above includes these coding regions:
- a CDS encoding 2-isopropylmalate synthase is translated as MNREKVQIFDTTLRDGEQVPGCKLDTKQKLVIAERLDKMGVDIIEAGFPVSSPGDFLSVSEICKIVENATVCGLTRAVKNDIDVAAAALKHAKKPRIHTGIGTSESHILHKLQTTPEDIIARAKFAVAHAKSYVEDVEFYAEDAGRTDNAFLAKVCEEVIKSGATVLNIPDTTGYCLPEEYGAKIKYLKENVKGIENVILSCHCHNDLGMATANSIAGAINGARQIECTINGIGERAGNTALEEVVMIFKQHPYLNLDTNINTRELNEMSRLVSESMGMIVQPNKAIVGANAFAHSSGIHQDGVIKNRATYEIMDPLDVGVNESSIILTARSGRAALAYRAKKVGYELTKTQLDIVYIEFLKFADIKKEVVDADIHQIIEASKIEGELIRS
- the leuB gene encoding 3-isopropylmalate dehydrogenase; protein product: MNLKIAVLPGDGIGPEVILQAKKALYAIGEVYNHEFVFEEALMGAVAIDKTGTPLPEQTLNLCLNTDAVLLGAIGDPKYDNNPNAKVRPEQGLLKLRKELGLFANIRPIKPYKALIEASPLKREIIEGADFTIFRELTGGAYFGAKTLNEEGTHASDLCEYSEEEITRIAHLAFKSAQKRRKKLTMVDKANVLETSRLWRKVVQKVSENYPDVKLDFLFVDNAAMQLILNPKQFDVILTENLFGDILSDEASVITGSIGLLPSVSLGEKNALFEPIHGSYPQAKGKNIANPIASILAAALLLEHFGLTKEANVIYKAVEKAIEYKVVTVDLKPDSKFGTNEVGEFVSNFIFSKDDLLYFNNDNVSIGQSTIV